The nucleotide window GCGACCGGGATGGTGACGGACGTGGGGATGTTCCTCCCCCGGCTGGCGGAGGCGGTGACGGGCGAAGCGGAGGAACCGACGGGGTGAGCGGACGCACCGCCGGCCGTGCGGGGCGACGACACGTTTTACTCGCCCGGCGTCGCACCGGGAGACGTGAAAGTACTTCTGGGAGTCGGCGGCAGTTCCGACTCGCTGACGGCGCTGGAGGCGACCGTCGAGCGGGCGCTGGCGGCCGACGACGAACTGACGGTCGCGGTGGTGGAGAATCCGCGGTCCGACATCGACCCGGACGAGGTGGAACGACGCGTCCGTGAGGAGCTGTCGACGGTGCCCGTAGAGGCGGAGGTGCGCCGCGTGGAAGGGGACGGCGGGAGCCGACTCGTGGAGATCGCGGAGTCGGAGGGGTTCGACCAGATCGCGCTGGGCGGCGGCCAGACGAGTCCGATGGGGAAGATCAACATCGGCTCCATCGCCGAGTTCGTCCTCCTGAACGCTCCGGTGTCCGTCCACCTGGTTCGGTGACCATGAGCAGACCCTACCCAGACACGGCCGCCGGGCCGTACGACCCGCCGCCGCGGTCGTTCGCCGACCGCGAGGACCGGACGATCCAGGTCCGGGTGTTCGACGGCTCGCAGGCGGAGCTGGACGCACTCGTCGAGATGTACGACGGGTTCGACGCCGCAGACCGCGCACAGGGGATCCCCCCAGGCGGAGAGCGCCGGATCAGAGACTGGCTGGACGCCGTCACCGGGCCGGGCTGTCACAACGTGATCGCCTGGGACGACGACACGGTCGCTGGCCACGCTACGCTCGTCCCGGACGACGACGCTCACGAGCTGGCGATCTTCGTGGACCAGCCGTACCAGGGCGCCGGAATCGGCACCGGGCTGATCGAGAGCCTCCTCGGGCACGGCGCCGACGAAGGGGTCCGTCGCGTCTGGCTGTCCGTCGAACGGTGGAACCGCGCCGCGGTGGGCCTGTACGAGAAGGTGGGGTTCGAGACCGCCGGCGCCGAGTCGTTCGAGATGGAGATGGCCGCTCGTCTCGACCCGCCGGAGTGACTGCAGCGTGTACTCTCTACCCACGAACGTGTAACTTTATCACATATAGACCGATTTCTACACACAGTGTGGCTCGTCACCGTGGGACCTCGGCGTGTGCTACCGCGTGATTTAGGAGGGTGAAGCCACTCTCTCGGAACGAGTTCAGATGGCACCCACGGAGTCGTCGCCGACGGTGCTGATCGTCGACGACGAGACGGATCTGACGACACTCTACGCCGCCTGGCTGGAGTCGGAGTACGACGTGGTGACGGCGACGAGCGGCGCGGAGGCGTTGGCGACGCTGGACGGGGGGATCGACGTGGCGCTGCTCGACCGTCGGATGCCGGAGACGAGCGGCGACGAGGTGTTGGCAGAGATCCGTCGCCGGGACATCGGCGCGCAGGTGGCGATGTTGACCGCAGTCGAGCCGGACGCGAACATCACGGAGATGCAGTTCGACGACTACGTCACGAAGCCGGTCGAGCGCCAGGAGGTCCACGCCACAGTCGAGGTGTTGTTGGAACGCCGGACGTACGACCGCCACAGCCGGAGGTTCTTCTCGCTGGCGTCGAAGAAGGCGGCCTTGGAGTCGGCCAACGAACACGACACCGACGAGTACGACGAGATTGTCGACCGGATGGGGGAGATCCGCGACGAGATGGACGACACCCTAGAGACGCTGACGGCGAAGCAGGCGTTCACCCAACTCGACGCCGGGATCGGCGTCGAGACCGATCGGTAGCCGGCTACACGGACAACACCGGCTGGCTGGCGTACAACAGGACGTACTCCGCGGCTTTCTCCAACACCGCGCCCGGCTCGCCGGAGACGGGTTCGCGGGGGACGACCAGGAAGTCGGCCTCGACTTCCTCTGCGGTGTCGAGAATGGCGCTACCGGGGTGAGTGGTCTTCCGACGCGTGGAGTAGCCGTACGCGATGGCCGTCGACACGTCGACACCGGCGTCCGCACACTGCTCGCGGACGGTGTCGGTGAACGCCTCCGTCTCCTGGGCCACGTCCTCGCGGGCGACGGCGTCCGTCTCGATGGCCCGCACCACCTCCTCGCCGAGGACGTAGACGGCGTGGACGGTCGCTCCGTACCGGTCCGCGAGCGCGACCGCGTACTCGACCGCCTCCAGCGACTCCTCGCTGCCGTCGACCGGGACCAGCACGCGATCCAGTTCGAGCGTGGCGTCCATACGCGCCGGGTGGACTGGTTCGGCCATAGGCCTTCCCCTCGCGGCGACGGCGTTGTGACGGCGGGGTGACGACGCGGCGACGGCACGCGGCCGACGACGCGGGCCCGCCGCGACCCAGTCGCTTATGTCGACTGCCGGACAACCCCCCCGCGTGTTCGACACCATCGTCGTCGCCACGGACGGCTCCGCCAGCGTCCAACGGGCGGTCGCGGTGGCGCTGGATCTCGCGGAGGCGTTCGACGCCGCGGTCCACGCGCTGTACGTCGTCGACAGCAGCGAGGTGGACTCCTCGCCCGCGGGCGTCCGCGAGCAGATGCGCAACGCGCTCCAGGAGCGCGGCGGCGCCGCCATCGTCGACGTCCAACGGCGCGGGGCGGAGTTGGGGTGTGACGTGACCGGCGTCGTCCGCGAGGGACGCCCGGCCGACGAGATCGCCGAGTACGCCCGCGAGATCGACGCCGACACGGTCGCCGTCGGCACCCGTGGTCGCCACGGGGAGAACCGTTTCCTGATCGGCAGCGTCGCAGAACGCGTCGTCCGGGCGTGTCCCGTTCCGGTCCTCACCGTCCGCCACTTGGAGGACAGCGACGCCGAGCCCGTCGCCGAGACCGGAGCGTCGGAGCGCTGAACGTCCGTCGGGCCGCGACACCGTCTTCCGGCCGTCGGTATCCGTCGCTCGACCCGTCGATACTCGTCGCTCGACCTACCGGTATCCGTCGGTAGTTACCGCCTAACGCCGTGAAATCGGTGGATAACTATACCCCCTGCCTACCGAGAGGGAAGTATGGCCGAAGTCTACGACTACGTCCCGTCCGCGGCGGCACAGGAGACGGCCTACCGAATCGTCTGTGGCGGTGCCAGCGTGGACCCGCCGGTAGACCAGGATCGCGTGCTGGAGCTGATGACACTTCGCGGCTACGACAACGAGGAGACCCGACGGGCACTCCAACGGCTGTTGGCGGTAGAGGCCGTCCGAGTCGGTGAAGACGGGATCCAGCCGAACCACACGTGACACCGTCCGTCGTGAGTGTGCCGACTGGTTCGCTACCGCGCGTGCGACGCTCGACCCCGCCCGTCGCGTCCCCCGTCGCTCCGTCCAACTGATAAAGTCCCACCGTAGCGTGGCTGAGGGCTGATTCACGTTCGGTTCCTCCCGTACAGTAGCCTCGGCGACGCCCTCTGGTGTCGCCGACGGAGACGACACATGAGTGTCGACACACACACTGACGGATGGACCGAGGAGACCCCACAGACGGACTTCCTGGCACGCTGTCGAGACGCCGAGGCGGGGACGATCGTGGAGACGGCCGCAGACGAGATCCGCGCCGCGCTGTCGCGGGTGCCCGACGGCGACGCGACGGTCGCGTGGCTCCAGGCACAGAGCTGTTCGGGCTGCACCGTCTCTACGCTCCAGAGCGAGTTCCCCCGGATCGAGGGGGTGCTCGGTGAGTTCCGCGAGGCGGCGAGCTTCCACCCCACGCTGATGGCAGCGGCGGGCGAGGAGGCGATGGACGCGCTGGCGGAGCCGCCGGACGTGTTGATCGTCGAGGGGTCGGTGCCCGTAGAGACGCCGTTGGCGGCGACGCTCGGCCGCGACGAACGGGGCAACCGCAAGCCAGTCTTGGACTGGGTCGTCGAGCTGGGGGAGGCGGCAGACATCGTCGTCGCCGTCGGCACCTGTGCGGCCTACGGCGGGCTGCCGGCGGCGGGTCGCCACGACAGCGACGACGGCGTCGGCACGGACCCGACCGGCGCGCGCGGGCTCCAGTTCGACGGCCGAGAGCCCGGCGGCGTGTTCGGCCCGGCGTTCGAGACGGGCCGTGGGCTGCCGGTCGTGAACGTCCCCGGCTGTCCCGCCCACCCGGAGCACGTCCTGTTGACGCTGGCGACGGTGCTGGCGGGCCACGATCCCGAACTGGACGAGTACAACCGCCCGTTGCCGATCTTCGGGCCGCTCGTCCACGACGACTGTGCGCTCCGGGAGGAGTACGAGGCCGGCAACTTCGCCCAGTACCCCGGCGACGACGGCTGTCTGTACGACCAGGGGTGTGCCGGCGTGTACAGCTACTGTGACGACTCCGTCCGGCTCCGCAACGGCGGCACGACGATCTGTCGCCGGGTGGGGGCGCCGTGCATCGGCTGTGTGGAGCCGGCGTTCTGGGACCGGTTCACCCCCTTCTACGAGCCTGGCGAGGACGACGGCTGTGCCGGCGCCGACGCCCCCTCCGTCGGCGAGGTGAACGCCGACGACGACCCGACGGAGATGGCCGCCGTCGGGTGGCTGTCGGCTGGGCTGGCGAGCGTCGTCACACTCCCGTTGGCGCCGGTCGCGGCCGGCGTGGGCGCCGTCGGTCGGTTCTTCGGCGACGACGACGGCCACACGGTGTCGACGGAGTGGGACGAGAGCGCCTCCGCCGCCGGGTCTCCGGCCGTCACCGACGGTGGACCGTGTGGCGACTGCGCGGCCACCGGAGCGACGGACCGGAGGGACGAACGAGGAGGGGGTGAGTGACCGTGCCGGAGATCGAGATCGACCCGACGACGCGGATCGAGGGCCACCACTCCACCACGCTGCACGTCGAGGACGGCGAGGTCGCCCGTGCGGAAAGCGAGATGAACATGTTCCGTGGGATCGAGAGCGTCACCCACGGCCGGGCGCCGTCGGACGTGCCGCAGGTGACACAGATGGTGTGTGGCGTCTGTTTCACCTGTCACCGGCAGGCGGCGACACTCGCCTTGGAGGAGGCAGCCGAGCGGGCCGGGGTGTTCGACGGCGTGCCGCCGAACGGCCGGCTCCTGCGCGACGTGATGGAGGCGACGTTCCTGTTGTGGAACCACGCCGTCCACCTGTTCGTGCTCGCGGGGCCGGACTACTCCGACGCGGTCGCAGACACCGGGTTCGACAGACTCGACCCCGCGGACGGCGACGGCTACCGGACGGCGCTGGAACACCAACGGTCGTTGCTCCAGGCGTTCACGGAGTTCGGCGGCCGTGCCCCCCACCCGCTGACGTACGTTCCCGGCGGCGTGACGGCGGACCCGGACCCGGAGACGGTCGGCGAACTCCGGGAGACCGTCGCCGGGTTAGACGAGTGGCTCGGCCCGACGGACGCGCTGCCGGCGACGCTGGAGCGGGCCCGCGACCGCGACCCGGTCGGGGACCACCCCGGACTGTACGACCTCTGTTCCGTGCTCGTGGGCGCGAGCGAGGCGGGTGCAGACGGGTTCGGGGTCGGCCCCGGACGGTTCTACGCCAACGGGATGTTCTACGGCACGGACGGGGGTGACGACCACGTCCTGCCGCGGGGGGTCGTCGACGGGGACGGCCGCCGGCGGCCCTCGCGGGCGGAGCTGATCGAGGGGATCACGGAGGACGTGAGCCACGCGTGGTACACGGCAGCCTCCGGCGGCCGGATGGACGAGGCGCCGGCGCCGACGCCCGAACCGGACGAGGACGGCGCCTACTCCTGGGGGAAGGCGCCCCGCTACCACGGCGAGACGATGGAGACAGGACCGCTCGCACGACTCGTCGCGGCCGACCGAGACCCACACGGCCTGCGCGAGCGGCTCGGCAACGACGAGACGGGGTCGTCCACGTTCGACCGGCTGGCCGCCCGGGTGCAGGAGACACTGCTCGTCCGAGACTACCTCCGCGAGTGGCTGGAGGCGGTGGATCCGGACGCGCCCGTCCGGGCGGCGTGGACCGACGAGTTCAGCGGCAACGGCGTCGGGCTGTGGGGTGCCTCTCGGGGGGCGCTGTCCCACTGGGTCAGTGTCGACGACGGAGCGGTCGACGCCTACCAGATCGTCACGCCGACGACCTGGAACCTCGGCCCGCGGGACGGAGACGGCACTCCAGGGGTGTTCGAGGCGGCCGTCGAGGGGACACCCGTCTCGGACGTGTCGGAGCCGACGGAGGTGATGCGGACGATTCGGTCGTTCGACCCGTGTCTGGGCTGTGCCGTCCACGTCGAGAGCCCCGAAGAACGGTTCGAGACACAGATCCAGCCGCACGCGCCCGGCGCCGGGGGTGACCGCGGGTGACCGTCGTCGACGGGGACACGGCGGCGACGACTGTAGACGGGGAACTGGCGGCCGCGAACGGCGTCGTCGTCGGTGTCGGCAACCCGACGCGGGGTGACGACGGCGTCGGCCGAGCGGTCGTCCGGGCGACGGAGGGCGTGCCGGCGACGTTCGCGTCCACGACCGCCTTCTTCGCCCTGGAGGCGGCAGACGGGCGCGACCACGCGGTCGTCGTCGACGCCGTCGACGGCGACGGGCTCCCGGGGACGATCCACCGCTACCGGCTGGACGCCGGCGACGACGCCGTCCCGCGGGTGGCGCTCCACGACGTGACGTTCGCGGACGCGCTGGCGGCCGGCGACGACGTGTACGACCTCCCCGATCGGCTCGTGTTGCTGGGGGTGGTCCCGGAGAGTCTGGAGACGCGAATCGGACTGAGCGACCCGGTCCGGCGGGCGGTGCCGGCAGTGGCGACACTCGCCCGCGCGGAGCTGGTCGAGACGACGCCACACGACGGCGGTGACACGACCGTGGACACGACCTGGTACTGTCAGGACTGTGAGGAACGGATCGACGCGGGTGCGGTGTCGAACCACGAGGAACGGGGCCACAGCGTCCGTGGGCGGGCGCGCCCGGACCGTCTCCTCTCGGACGACCCCTGGGCGCTCGGGGGCGGAGAGGAGAGCGAAGGCGGTGACGGAGGTGACGACTGATGTGTCTGGGCGTCCCGGGCGAGGTGCAGGAGGTGGACGGCCAGGAGGCGTTGCTGTCGTTCGACGGCGCCGAGAAGTGGGTTCGCGTGGACGTGGTCGGCGACGACGTAGAGGCGGGCGACTACGTCCTGGTCCACGCGGGATTCGCAATCCGGCGCATCCCGGAGGCACAGGTGGAACGCACCCGCGAGCTGTACGCGGAGGCGGCCGCGGCGGGCGCCGGTGGTGTGTCGTGACGACCCTGGAGTTCCGCGACCCGGAGCGAGCCCGCGAGCTCCGGGCGCGGCTGTCGACGCTCGTGGA belongs to Halobaculum sp. MBLA0143 and includes:
- a CDS encoding universal stress protein is translated as MFDTIVVATDGSASVQRAVAVALDLAEAFDAAVHALYVVDSSEVDSSPAGVREQMRNALQERGGAAIVDVQRRGAELGCDVTGVVREGRPADEIAEYAREIDADTVAVGTRGRHGENRFLIGSVAERVVRACPVPVLTVRHLEDSDAEPVAETGASER
- a CDS encoding response regulator, giving the protein MAPTESSPTVLIVDDETDLTTLYAAWLESEYDVVTATSGAEALATLDGGIDVALLDRRMPETSGDEVLAEIRRRDIGAQVAMLTAVEPDANITEMQFDDYVTKPVERQEVHATVEVLLERRTYDRHSRRFFSLASKKAALESANEHDTDEYDEIVDRMGEIRDEMDDTLETLTAKQAFTQLDAGIGVETDR
- a CDS encoding hydrogenase maturation protease, with protein sequence MTVVDGDTAATTVDGELAAANGVVVGVGNPTRGDDGVGRAVVRATEGVPATFASTTAFFALEAADGRDHAVVVDAVDGDGLPGTIHRYRLDAGDDAVPRVALHDVTFADALAAGDDVYDLPDRLVLLGVVPESLETRIGLSDPVRRAVPAVATLARAELVETTPHDGGDTTVDTTWYCQDCEERIDAGAVSNHEERGHSVRGRARPDRLLSDDPWALGGGEESEGGDGGDD
- a CDS encoding universal stress protein, giving the protein MKVLLGVGGSSDSLTALEATVERALAADDELTVAVVENPRSDIDPDEVERRVREELSTVPVEAEVRRVEGDGGSRLVEIAESEGFDQIALGGGQTSPMGKINIGSIAEFVLLNAPVSVHLVR
- a CDS encoding nickel-dependent hydrogenase large subunit, yielding MTVPEIEIDPTTRIEGHHSTTLHVEDGEVARAESEMNMFRGIESVTHGRAPSDVPQVTQMVCGVCFTCHRQAATLALEEAAERAGVFDGVPPNGRLLRDVMEATFLLWNHAVHLFVLAGPDYSDAVADTGFDRLDPADGDGYRTALEHQRSLLQAFTEFGGRAPHPLTYVPGGVTADPDPETVGELRETVAGLDEWLGPTDALPATLERARDRDPVGDHPGLYDLCSVLVGASEAGADGFGVGPGRFYANGMFYGTDGGDDHVLPRGVVDGDGRRRPSRAELIEGITEDVSHAWYTAASGGRMDEAPAPTPEPDEDGAYSWGKAPRYHGETMETGPLARLVAADRDPHGLRERLGNDETGSSTFDRLAARVQETLLVRDYLREWLEAVDPDAPVRAAWTDEFSGNGVGLWGASRGALSHWVSVDDGAVDAYQIVTPTTWNLGPRDGDGTPGVFEAAVEGTPVSDVSEPTEVMRTIRSFDPCLGCAVHVESPEERFETQIQPHAPGAGGDRG
- a CDS encoding [NiFe] hydrogenase small subunit HydA → MSVDTHTDGWTEETPQTDFLARCRDAEAGTIVETAADEIRAALSRVPDGDATVAWLQAQSCSGCTVSTLQSEFPRIEGVLGEFREAASFHPTLMAAAGEEAMDALAEPPDVLIVEGSVPVETPLAATLGRDERGNRKPVLDWVVELGEAADIVVAVGTCAAYGGLPAAGRHDSDDGVGTDPTGARGLQFDGREPGGVFGPAFETGRGLPVVNVPGCPAHPEHVLLTLATVLAGHDPELDEYNRPLPIFGPLVHDDCALREEYEAGNFAQYPGDDGCLYDQGCAGVYSYCDDSVRLRNGGTTICRRVGAPCIGCVEPAFWDRFTPFYEPGEDDGCAGADAPSVGEVNADDDPTEMAAVGWLSAGLASVVTLPLAPVAAGVGAVGRFFGDDDGHTVSTEWDESASAAGSPAVTDGGPCGDCAATGATDRRDERGGGE
- a CDS encoding universal stress protein, with product MDATLELDRVLVPVDGSEESLEAVEYAVALADRYGATVHAVYVLGEEVVRAIETDAVAREDVAQETEAFTDTVREQCADAGVDVSTAIAYGYSTRRKTTHPGSAILDTAEEVEADFLVVPREPVSGEPGAVLEKAAEYVLLYASQPVLSV
- a CDS encoding N-acetyltransferase family protein, with protein sequence MSRPYPDTAAGPYDPPPRSFADREDRTIQVRVFDGSQAELDALVEMYDGFDAADRAQGIPPGGERRIRDWLDAVTGPGCHNVIAWDDDTVAGHATLVPDDDAHELAIFVDQPYQGAGIGTGLIESLLGHGADEGVRRVWLSVERWNRAAVGLYEKVGFETAGAESFEMEMAARLDPPE
- a CDS encoding HypC/HybG/HupF family hydrogenase formation chaperone, which codes for MCLGVPGEVQEVDGQEALLSFDGAEKWVRVDVVGDDVEAGDYVLVHAGFAIRRIPEAQVERTRELYAEAAAAGAGGVS